ATAAACCTATTCTGGCCATGGACAACACCGGCTGTTGGCCTGGGTATACCTTACTCAGGCTTCTACATATAGGGTCAGTTCCTGATAGAAAATTTTTCGATGCAATGAAAGATATCAATGGATCGAAGTATTTGTCTAGTTCGGAATTCATGAGTCAAATGGTGTCTAAAGGTTATCATCTTCATGGACCTTGCGCAGCAACTGCACTAAGGGGCAAGATGGACGTGGATTCTGCAACCTGTTTTCATTGTTCGACCTGGCCAAATGAAAGCGATTTTAATAATCGTACAAAATATTGTGTCTGGCCACCCAGACACCTGGTTAATCATATCATCAGACGAGGCTGTCATGTTGCTGCCATTGGCGACAAAGGCTCGGATATGTTTGCCATGCAGTGGAGGATTTCTTTCGCATTGGCCGAAAAAACCCTTGTCGCTTCATTTAGTCATTTGCAACTGAAAACGTATGCCTTACTAAAAATTTTCTTGAAAGAGTGCATTGAACGTGATTCATCTGTAAGGGAATTACTCAGCTCCTACTTCATGAAGACAATAGTGTTTCACGCTATAGAACATTCCCGACCATCCATGTGGGTGGATGAGAATATCATTCAGTGTTTTTGGTACTGTTTTACCTTACTCCTGGAATGTGTACAGACCGGATACCTCCCGAACTATTTCATACTTACCAACAACATGTTTCGTTCTAAAGTAACCGGTGACAACAGGATAAGACTACTCCGTGTGCTGAGTAGATATCATAATATGGGTTACACCTGTCTGTTTGAGTGTCCAACTTTTCATTCTTTACTCCCCATAATACAAGAAAGTGGTTCAATATTTCCATCATCACTAGATGGTGAGTTACAAGAATTCTATCAGGACATAGAAGTGTTAAGAAGTATACCGGAGACAAATTCGGCGAATGTAAACCATGCAAAAGCTTTTAAACTTATTGATAGCATAGTTCTGAAAGATTCTGACAACCTAATAGATATAGCATTGCTCTTTTATATCAATGTCTTTACAAACATTTCCAACAAGAGTATTGCTGACATGACTCGGAGTCATTGCCTTTGCAATAAGACTGCATACAGACGGATCAGAAGACATAAACAGGTACTTCACGTGTCGTCTGCTACTACTGTTAATCACGGACTGTTATCATTGGGCACCTATTTCTACAATGTTGGTTGTTACAACAAAGCTTCTGAAGTAGCAACACGTGTGGTGTTAGCTTGTCAGAAAAGCGGACTCTTACAGGAGTGTAGTTGGAATAACGAATACTTTTTGGAAATGTGTGGTAAAGGTTACACATTACTTGAGAAATCAAAACGTTCTTTTGTATATCCGTTTATGATTCATAAATATAATCACCAACTGTATCTGCTGGAATTATTTTACGAGGTTCAAACTAACGAACAAACTATTTATCTTCCGCCGCTACCGTACGCTCTCTTTCTCCTTGTTTTGTCCACATTTAGACTCGGTAACATTAACCAGTCCCAGACAATCCTCGATGATCTCATGGCTGTACGGGCCAATTCTACATATGGAGTGGATAACTATCCCATCGTACACAACCTGGTCGGGATATGTCATCAACTGTTGGGTAACACACGACAGGCTTTCAAAGCGTTTTTGGAGTCATACAGCCAATGTCCTAACAAAGCGGCTCTACTTAGGATTGTAGAGCTTGGCCATTCTCTAGGGGGTCATAGAGGATGCTCTGACGCCCGTACACTGGACTACTGCAATGTTCCGAGTCAGAATCAGGACAATCACGTCTCTGACGACGAGGATGGTGATGGCAAGTACTTTACAAATGACTGTCATAAAGAATTATACAATATGGATCCGgtcaattttgttgaaatgtcCTGGTTTTAAACTAATTTCCATCTGAattaaacattgactttttGCGATTTCGCGTACATTTCCCTGAAAGGTGACAATGCAAGTGTTATTTTGGACAAAATGATAAGTATGATGCTAAAATCTCGTTTCCGAGCGTGCGTTCATTCTAAACTGAAAATAAACGGTGTCCTCACCTAAATCATTTCATGTACATTGTTTTTTATGGTTGAGtgttacggcccatcgacaactaaggtcatttagggcaaAACTACAGGTCATGCTAATAttaagttgtggtctacaatttcatttagatTT
The Argopecten irradians isolate NY chromosome 9, Ai_NY, whole genome shotgun sequence DNA segment above includes these coding regions:
- the LOC138332137 gene encoding uncharacterized protein, which produces MDVLDTPTVSRYLSRYLDCHPGVGFQENVCVKRFMKDLIGEMFASSISKIILTGSKAEGLVLKGSDDDLMIILRDLIVVQENDAISERDVVNKPILAMDNTGCWPGYTLLRLLHIGSVPDRKFFDAMKDINGSKYLSSSEFMSQMVSKGYHLHGPCAATALRGKMDVDSATCFHCSTWPNESDFNNRTKYCVWPPRHLVNHIIRRGCHVAAIGDKGSDMFAMQWRISFALAEKTLVASFSHLQLKTYALLKIFLKECIERDSSVRELLSSYFMKTIVFHAIEHSRPSMWVDENIIQCFWYCFTLLLECVQTGYLPNYFILTNNMFRSKVTGDNRIRLLRVLSRYHNMGYTCLFECPTFHSLLPIIQESGSIFPSSLDGELQEFYQDIEVLRSIPETNSANVNHAKAFKLIDSIVLKDSDNLIDIALLFYINVFTNISNKSIADMTRSHCLCNKTAYRRIRRHKQVLHVSSATTVNHGLLSLGTYFYNVGCYNKASEVATRVVLACQKSGLLQECSWNNEYFLEMCGKGYTLLEKSKRSFVYPFMIHKYNHQLYLLELFYEVQTNEQTIYLPPLPYALFLLVLSTFRLGNINQSQTILDDLMAVRANSTYGVDNYPIVHNLVGICHQLLGNTRQAFKAFLESYSQCPNKAALLRIVELGHSLGGHRGCSDARTLDYCNVPSQNQDNHVSDDEDGDGKYFTNDCHKELYNMDPVNFVEMSWF